A region of the Romboutsia hominis genome:
ATTTCTTTGCTTTTCTCTAGTCATTTTCATATCTAGTATATATGTAGACTTTTTCATATTTTTTTCTGATGTTAATTGACTTTTTATCTCCTTACTTGTTTCAGTTACCTTTTCATTAACTTCGCTTTTTTTACTATCTACGACTTCTACATCGTCTTCTTTATCTTTTTTATTTTCAGATTTCTTTTCTGAGTTTTTCTCTATTTGAGCTTCTTCATATGCTTTTAGCTCTTGACCTGTTTCTATAGCTGATTTTTCACTTAACTTATAATTCACAGCTCCTACTACTACTAACATCGCTGCTAAACTTACTACAACAAAACCTCTACCCTTATAATCAAACTTCATTTTTATCCCCCCAGTTTAATATTTATTACTTTGTGTATACTTCTACTTGATGCCCTGCTACCTGAAGAGCAGTTTGTACAGCATCATAAAGTGTTTCTTTAACAGTCGGGTCACTAGCCCCACTTGATACTACTATTACACCTTTTATACTTGCTTCATTAGTTTTTAATACTATTGGTTCATTTGAACCTGATGTTATTATAGTTTTATTATCACTTGATGTTGTTATAGTTCTTTCTCCTCCCTTAGTATCTTTTTCTTCTGTTTTTTCTGTAGTTGAGTTTGAATTATATGCAGGTTGAATTTCTTCACTAGACTCAAATGTTATCATTACATCTACTTCCCCAGCTCCTTCTATTTTTGATAGTATTTCCTTTAGTTTACTTTCTAAATTTTTTTCTTGATTTGAAGAGCTAGTAGTTTCTGGTTCATTTTTTTTAACTACTTCTTTTTCTTTATTATCTTTTGGTGATAAACTTGGCATTGCGATAAGAGCTATTGCACAAACTACTACTAAAGATAATAATGTGTATATCTTTTTTTTATCTTTTTCATTTAGGTTTTTAAACATTCCCACAACTCCTATTAATCAATTTCTATAGTTTCTATAGATACATCTAGTATCTCTATTAAGTCCTCTTTTAGTTTATCTTCATCTATTCCTTTTTGACTTTCATCGCTTTCATTAAAAGCTTGTTTTATTTTTTCTTTTTCTTTAGATTGTATGTCCTCTTTTCCACTTTTATTACTACTTTTTTCTTTAACTTTTATATTTTCTATATCAGATCCATTTATATCTACGTCTTCTAATTCATATCCATACTCATCTAGCTTTAGCTTTAAGACTTCTTTAAGTCCATCTTCATATCCTTTACTTAAGCTATCCTTACCTGTTTCATTTGCCAAACTATTCATACTATCTACATATTCTTTATTATATTTAGCCATAGACTTTAAAATAGTGTCCTCCAATCTAATATTAGATGAAAATATATTTATAATTGGAGTTAAAACTATAAACACAAATATGAAATTTAATACTAAATTTATATATGGTTTTATTTTAGACGATGGTAAAATCATATTAACTACATTTACTATAAAAGCACCTATTAGTATAGTTATAATCCACTGTTTTATACCTTCTAACATAACCCACCTCTTATCCTTGAGCTACTACACTTATTGAAGTTATTATTGCTACTGTAACAAAAAACATTATTGCAATTGCGATTATGCAAGCCAACATTACTACCATTAAGTTGGCTATTTCATTTAAAAAACTTGATATTTTCTCTTCTCCTATAGGCTCTACTACTATAGCAGATATTTTATAAACCAATACTACAGATAATATTTTTATAACTGGAACCAAACAAATTCCAACTATTAATACAAGGCCAATTCCTCCAAATACACCTTTTATAAGCTGCGATGATGAGAGCAGTATATCAACTGAATCAGATACAAAATTACCTACCACTGGAATAAAGTTTCCTAGGGCAAATTTAGCTGTTTTAACTGTAAAATTATCTATATTTTTTACATATAAGCCTTGCATAGATACAAGTCCTAAATATATGGTAAACATTGCTCCTATAGAAACTAAATTTATTTGTCTTATAAAAGATGATAGTTTTTTTAGTTTTATACTTTGAGATAAATTATTTACGACTAGAATTGCAAATGCTACAGAAATTGATACGAATAAAAATTGTTTAAAAATTATATTTATGAATGCAACTCCACCTATAAATATTGGGTTTAAAACTGTTGATGTAATAGGAAATCCTATAAGCACCAATAATGTTATAAGTATAGGCATTATTACTTTCATTAAATTTACGGTGGAATCTATAGTATCATTACATATTGATAGTATATCTTTAAATCCGACTAGCGTAAGAGATACTATTGTTATAAATATTATATAAGTAATTATCTGACTTATTGCTCCCGATGAAAAAGAGTTTTGTAAACTTTTAAGTAAAGATGATAATAGTGCTAGTACTAATATTAGTGATGCTACTTTTAGACTTGCTTTAAATTCATCAAATAACATATATTTTATAGATTCTTTATTAAACAAATCTGTTATTTTCTTTTCTCCACTTATAAGCTCTTTTATAAATACTTTTAAATCAACCTCTTCTACTACTACCGAATCCTGTATAAAATTTTCTATTTCTCCTATGTTTATTTTTTCTAATTGACTATCTATATAATTATCTATACTTTTCTTTGTTTCATTATAGTTTTCATCTTTATCATTTTCATTTGAAAAACTTATAGAAAAAGATGCCATAATCATAAATATCGTAAGTATAGATGCTAAAAAGCTTTTTTTCATATGTAATCATTCTCCTACGGGATAATATTTATTATCATCTCTACAATAGATAAGAGTATTGGAAAAGACATAGTCATAACTATTACTTTTCCTCCAAATTCTAATTTAGAGGCTATACTTTTTTCTCCACAATCATTACAAAGTTGTATTGCAAATTCCATAAGATAGGCTATCCCTATTAATTTTATTATTAAAGTTATATATACAGATGGTATATTAGCTTTTTGAGCTAAGTTCTGTATGCTTTCAATTATAAAGTTTAGCTTAAATATTACAGATAAAAGTATCGTTACCCCTGCAATTATTGCTATGAAATTTGCCATCTCTGGTCTTTTAGGCCTTATAATTAAACAAATAGTCATTGCCAGTATAGCGACTCCAATAAGTTTTATAATTTCCAAAGTGTCACCCCCTACTTAGTAAAGCATGAACATCGTCTTTATTGTATCAAATAAAACACTTACCTCTTTTAATACAATTGTAAATGCCATAACTACTCCTACTACAGTGACATATATTTGCCAGTCTTTTCTGCCTGAAGCATCTAATATAGTATTAATTATTGTTATTAAAAGTGCTCCTATACCTAACTTAAATATTAGTGAAATATCCATACTAATCCTCCTATATCAAAATTATTCCTATAGCCAATCCTATAATTGTAGATAATTTTTTATAAACTGCACCTTTTTTATTTATATCTTCTTTAGTTTCATTAGTTATGCCTTTTAAATTTTCTATACATAAATCAATCATTCTAGTTTGAGATTCTATATCACTTTTACCTAAAGCTAATATAAGTTTTTTAACTTCATCAACCTCCTTATCTTGTAAATAGGTTTCTTTTTTTAAAATACTTATATTGTCGTTTAAAATATCTTCTAATATTTTTTCAGTATTATTTGTAAGTCCATATTTTAACTGCATAAAAAACTTATGTGTAAAATATTCTTTCTTTAATGAAAGTCTTTCAAATATTTCTTCTAAGGTATACATACCAAAGTGCAAGTCCATTCTCATTATCTCTAATATTTTTATGAGATCATTTACTTGTTTATGCCTATTTGTATAAGCTTTGCTTATATATTCACCTATTAAGTAGCTACAAGCTACTAAAATACCTATTATTACAATTTTAATTTGCAAAATACCATCTCTTTTCTTCTAAATCATATATTTTATCAATTGTTCCTGGACCTTTTTTAGCAGAAAGTATAATTACTTTTTTAAATAATTCTTTATCTAATAATCTGTTTAACTCTTTTCTATTTTTTATATCTTCTATAGAATCACCATGTACCGTGGTTATTAAGCTAACACCACTATTTAAAGCCGTATATAAGGCATCTATTTCATCTTTACTACCTATTTCGTCTGTTACTATTAAATTAGGTGACATAGATCTAAGTAACATTATTATTCCTATGTCTTTAGGACAAGTTTCTATTATGTCAGTTCTTATACCTACATCCATTTGAGGTATTCCAAGATATGATCCTCCTATTTCATTACGTTCATCTATTAAAGCAACCTTTATACCTTTAAATCCATAATCTTTATTTCCATTACTTAAATTTCTTACTATATCTCTTACTAGAGTTGTTTTCCCACACTGAGGTGGAGATATTATTAGAGTGTTATTTACTGAATTGCTTCCTTTTATGATATGGTTTAAAATTTTATCAGAACATCCTATAACTTCCTTTGATACTCTTATATTTAAAGATGATACATGCTTTATATTTTTAACTTGTCCATCTTCAACTATTGCCTTTCCAACAATACCTACTCTATGACCTCCCCTTAATGTTATAAATCCTTTTTTTATATCATCAATAAAAGAATGTATTGAATATTTGCATATCATTTGAAAACTTTGCTCTATATCATCCTTAGTTACTATGTATGAATCATTATAGCTAG
Encoded here:
- a CDS encoding SpoIIIAH-like family protein — encoded protein: MKFDYKGRGFVVVSLAAMLVVVGAVNYKLSEKSAIETGQELKAYEEAQIEKNSEKKSENKKDKEDDVEVVDSKKSEVNEKVTETSKEIKSQLTSEKNMKKSTYILDMKMTREKQRNELSGQLNEMINNPSTSDKAREEASNMKLKLVKDQETELKIENLLSTKGFENALVYISDESVNVVVNEKKFEKKDAAKVFDLVAEEAKVDYENIKIMNNEN
- a CDS encoding stage III sporulation protein AG, with amino-acid sequence MFKNLNEKDKKKIYTLLSLVVVCAIALIAMPSLSPKDNKEKEVVKKNEPETTSSSNQEKNLESKLKEILSKIEGAGEVDVMITFESSEEIQPAYNSNSTTEKTEEKDTKGGERTITTSSDNKTIITSGSNEPIVLKTNEASIKGVIVVSSGASDPTVKETLYDAVQTALQVAGHQVEVYTK
- a CDS encoding stage III sporulation protein AF; the protein is MLEGIKQWIITILIGAFIVNVVNMILPSSKIKPYINLVLNFIFVFIVLTPIINIFSSNIRLEDTILKSMAKYNKEYVDSMNSLANETGKDSLSKGYEDGLKEVLKLKLDEYGYELEDVDINGSDIENIKVKEKSSNKSGKEDIQSKEKEKIKQAFNESDESQKGIDEDKLKEDLIEILDVSIETIEID
- the spoIIIAE gene encoding stage III sporulation protein AE, with translation MKKSFLASILTIFMIMASFSISFSNENDKDENYNETKKSIDNYIDSQLEKINIGEIENFIQDSVVVEEVDLKVFIKELISGEKKITDLFNKESIKYMLFDEFKASLKVASLILVLALLSSLLKSLQNSFSSGAISQIITYIIFITIVSLTLVGFKDILSICNDTIDSTVNLMKVIMPILITLLVLIGFPITSTVLNPIFIGGVAFINIIFKQFLFVSISVAFAILVVNNLSQSIKLKKLSSFIRQINLVSIGAMFTIYLGLVSMQGLYVKNIDNFTVKTAKFALGNFIPVVGNFVSDSVDILLSSSQLIKGVFGGIGLVLIVGICLVPVIKILSVVLVYKISAIVVEPIGEEKISSFLNEIANLMVVMLACIIAIAIMFFVTVAIITSISVVAQG
- the spoIIIAD gene encoding stage III sporulation protein AD encodes the protein MEIIKLIGVAILAMTICLIIRPKRPEMANFIAIIAGVTILLSVIFKLNFIIESIQNLAQKANIPSVYITLIIKLIGIAYLMEFAIQLCNDCGEKSIASKLEFGGKVIVMTMSFPILLSIVEMIINIIP
- a CDS encoding SpoIIIAC/SpoIIIAD family protein translates to MDISLIFKLGIGALLITIINTILDASGRKDWQIYVTVVGVVMAFTIVLKEVSVLFDTIKTMFMLY
- a CDS encoding stage III sporulation protein AB, coding for MQIKIVIIGILVACSYLIGEYISKAYTNRHKQVNDLIKILEIMRMDLHFGMYTLEEIFERLSLKKEYFTHKFFMQLKYGLTNNTEKILEDILNDNISILKKETYLQDKEVDEVKKLILALGKSDIESQTRMIDLCIENLKGITNETKEDINKKGAVYKKLSTIIGLAIGIILI
- the spoIIIAA gene encoding stage III sporulation protein AA, with amino-acid sequence MYELSNEVINSLAINVRDKIKNIIKDGISIEEIRLRCNKPLIINSNNKDYFYNINLNKLETSYNDSYIVTKDDIEQSFQMICKYSIHSFIDDIKKGFITLRGGHRVGIVGKAIVEDGQVKNIKHVSSLNIRVSKEVIGCSDKILNHIIKGSNSVNNTLIISPPQCGKTTLVRDIVRNLSNGNKDYGFKGIKVALIDERNEIGGSYLGIPQMDVGIRTDIIETCPKDIGIIMLLRSMSPNLIVTDEIGSKDEIDALYTALNSGVSLITTVHGDSIEDIKNRKELNRLLDKELFKKVIILSAKKGPGTIDKIYDLEEKRWYFAN